Proteins encoded in a region of the Rutidosis leptorrhynchoides isolate AG116_Rl617_1_P2 chromosome 9, CSIRO_AGI_Rlap_v1, whole genome shotgun sequence genome:
- the LOC139867792 gene encoding F-box/kelch-repeat protein At3g06240-like has translation MSVVNYLPPELIEAILPLLPAKSLGRFKSVSKQWYSLISSPNFIKTLIVNCNKNNPNPNPTHLILYPRSDDLCNVDSPNYSLDIKQLNTQITPVTLTAKSPILYQPWYSTRVSCNGLLLVYRVSDVLCLVNPTTGKTLKLPNSGGFSYDAYGFGYDSLTDDYKVIFLYRMRVPGSDPDSHFVGVYSLRNNSSSVLPNSSYKHYRYHRQQGLLLNNILHWVVTNTRDFRVTIFAFNLANDEFHEIEIPYSFLSWRHLTNVFNFGEKLVAVLYDHRDFIELWVMEEYGVSKSLTKLCTIKNNIDICFEVFAQVSNREILLGNNRANESFIYNLDERRCTSVTTVKGYPEGFMVSGTYVESLESFERFG, from the coding sequence ATGTCTGTCGTCAATTACCTTCCACCGGAACTTATCGAAGCAATTTTACCTCTTCTTCCAGCTAAATCCCTAGGCCGTTTCAAATCGGTTTCAAAACAATGGTACTCTCTTATTTctagtcccaattttatcaaaaccCTAATTGTTAACTGCAATAAAAACAACCCCAATCCTAACCCCACCCACCTGATTTTATATCCAAGATCTGATGATTTGTGTAATGTTGATTCACCAAATTATTCGCTTGATATAAAACAACTCAACACCCAAATCACACCCGTAACCCTAACTGCTAAAAGCCCAATTTTATATCAACCATGGTATTCGACACGAGTGTCTTGCAACGGGCTTCTTTTAGTCTATCGTGTGTCTGACGTATTATGTTTAGTAAATCCAACAACAGGAAAGACCTTGAAACTTCCAAATTCTGGCGGATTCAGTTATGATGCATATGGATTTGGTTATGATTCTCTTACGGATGATTATAAAGTTATCTTCCTTTATCGTATGAGAGTTCCAGGTTCTGATCCCGATAGCCATTTTGTAGGCGTATATAGTTTACGTAACAATTCATCTAGCGTGTTGCCTAATTCCTCTTACAAACATTATAGATATCATCGACAACAAGGGTTACTCTTAAACAATATTCTTCACTGGGTAGTAACAAACACGCGCGACTTTAGAGTGACTATTTTTGCCTTTAATTTAGCTAATGATGAATTTCATGAAATCGAAATACCGTATTCATTTCTGAGTTGGCGTCATTTAACCAACGTCTTTAATTTTGGTGAGAAATTAGTTGCTGTTTTGTACGATCATAGAGACTTTATTGAATTGTGGGTGATGGAGGAGTATGGGGTTTCAAAGTCTCTGACGAAACTTTGTACCATTAAAAACAACATCGATATATGTTTTGAGGTCTTTGCTCAAGTCAGCAATCGGGAGATTTTGTTGGGTAATAATAGGGCGAATGAAAGTTTTATATACAATTTGGATGAAAGAAGATGCACAAGTGTAACAACAGTTAAAGGGTACCCAGAAGGATTCATGGTTTCTGGTACGTATGTTGAAAGCCTTGAATCATTTGAACGTTTCGGTTAG